A DNA window from Pseudomonas resinovorans NBRC 106553 contains the following coding sequences:
- a CDS encoding cupin domain-containing protein, with protein sequence MNPDTPLQLLGGLTAREFLRDYWQKKPLLIRQAIPGFESPISPDELAGLSLEEEVESRLVLEHGERPWELRRGPFAEDTYQNLPERDWTLLVQAVDQFVPDVAELLEQFRFLPSWRIDDVMISFAAPGGGVGPHFDNYDVFLLQGQGRRNWKVGQMCDAESALLPHADLRILADFQQTDEWVLEPGDMLYLPPRLAHFGIAEDDCMTYSVGFRAPSAAEVLTHFTDFLAQFLPDEERYSDAGAAPVSDPHEIQRDALDRLKALLSEHMSDERLLLTWFGQFMTEPRYPELVAGTEVEEDDLLGAIEDGAVLIRNASARLAWSEVDVGLVLFASGQSRLLPANLRDLLKLICAAEALHLENLGQWLADDEGRKLLLELVKQGSLEFADE encoded by the coding sequence ATGAATCCTGATACTCCTCTTCAACTTCTGGGCGGCCTCACCGCGCGTGAATTCCTGCGCGACTACTGGCAGAAGAAGCCACTTCTGATCCGCCAGGCCATCCCTGGATTCGAAAGCCCCATCTCTCCCGACGAGCTCGCCGGCCTGTCCCTGGAAGAGGAAGTCGAGTCGCGCCTGGTGCTCGAGCACGGCGAACGCCCCTGGGAACTGCGTCGCGGCCCCTTCGCCGAAGACACCTACCAGAACCTGCCGGAGCGCGACTGGACCCTGCTGGTCCAGGCCGTCGACCAGTTCGTTCCGGACGTCGCCGAGCTGCTGGAGCAATTCCGCTTCCTGCCGAGCTGGCGCATCGATGACGTGATGATCAGCTTCGCCGCACCGGGCGGCGGCGTAGGGCCGCACTTCGACAACTACGACGTGTTCCTGCTCCAGGGCCAAGGCCGCCGCAACTGGAAGGTCGGCCAGATGTGCGACGCCGAAAGCGCCCTGCTGCCCCACGCCGACCTGCGCATCCTCGCTGACTTCCAGCAGACAGACGAATGGGTCCTGGAGCCCGGCGACATGCTCTACCTGCCGCCGCGCCTGGCGCACTTCGGCATCGCCGAAGACGACTGCATGACCTATTCCGTGGGCTTCCGCGCCCCCAGCGCCGCCGAAGTGCTCACCCACTTCACCGACTTCCTCGCCCAGTTCCTGCCGGACGAAGAACGCTACAGCGATGCCGGCGCCGCCCCCGTCAGCGACCCGCACGAGATCCAGCGCGACGCCCTGGACCGCCTGAAGGCCCTGCTCAGCGAGCACATGAGCGACGAGCGCCTGCTGCTCACCTGGTTCGGCCAGTTCATGACCGAGCCGCGCTACCCGGAGCTGGTGGCCGGCACCGAGGTGGAAGAAGACGACCTGCTAGGCGCGATCGAAGACGGTGCGGTACTGATCCGCAACGCCAGCGCTCGCCTGGCCTGGTCCGAGGTGGACGTCGGCCTGGTGCTCTTCGCCAGCGGCCAGAGCCGCCTGCTGCCCGCCAACCTGCGCGACCTGCTGAAGCTGATCTGCGCCGCCGAGGCACTGCATCTGGAGAATCTCGGCCAATGGCTGGCCGACGACGAGGGGCGTAAGCTTCTGCTGGAACTGGTCAAGCAAGGAAGTCTGGAGTTTGCCGATGAGTGA
- a CDS encoding GNAT family N-acetyltransferase: MSEIHVRVADWQKDNADLRRIREAVFIAEQSVAPELEWDTEDVDAVHFLAFERDYAIGTARLLPDGHIGRVSVLKDWRGLKVGDRLLQAAIAEAERRGLQRQMLSAQVHATAFYERHGFKVVSSEFLEAGIPHVDMVRESH; this comes from the coding sequence ATGAGTGAGATACACGTCCGCGTTGCCGACTGGCAAAAGGACAATGCCGACCTGCGCCGTATCCGTGAGGCCGTATTCATCGCCGAGCAGTCGGTGGCGCCGGAGTTGGAGTGGGACACCGAAGATGTGGACGCCGTGCACTTCCTCGCCTTCGAGCGGGACTATGCTATCGGCACCGCCCGCCTGCTGCCCGACGGCCATATCGGCCGCGTGTCGGTACTCAAGGACTGGCGCGGACTGAAGGTCGGCGACCGTCTGCTGCAGGCGGCCATCGCCGAAGCCGAGCGCCGTGGACTGCAGCGCCAGATGCTGTCGGCCCAGGTACATGCCACCGCGTTCTACGAGCGCCACGGCTTCAAGGTCGTCAGCAGCGAGTTCCTCGAAGCTGGCATCCCCCACGTGGACATGGTGCGAGAAAGCCACTAG
- a CDS encoding secretin N-terminal domain-containing protein, with product MTPRALFAALLLLVCLPALAATELIQLRYRTADELLPMAQSILGNEGRVSAHGNQFIVNASPAKIGELRNLLEQLDTRPRRLLISVDTADSNFQSDRGFAVNGSASVGGVDVQAGRGEVNGRDQVRIIRRTTTSRGGGVQQVQTTEGFPALIQVGQSVPITTTSSGSFGQVYSNTEYRNVTRGFYVTATLSGELVHVSISSNNDRLNNSRPGVIDVQSTDTRVSGRLGEWITIGAVNENSQADQSGFLRRNTTQGREDMTLRLRVDAVD from the coding sequence ATGACCCCACGCGCCCTGTTCGCCGCCCTGCTCCTGCTCGTTTGCCTGCCCGCATTGGCGGCGACCGAACTCATCCAGCTGCGCTATCGCACGGCGGACGAGTTGCTGCCCATGGCGCAGTCGATACTGGGCAACGAGGGCCGCGTCAGCGCACATGGCAACCAGTTCATCGTCAACGCCTCGCCGGCGAAGATCGGCGAACTGCGCAACCTGCTGGAGCAACTGGACACCCGCCCGCGCCGCCTGCTGATCAGCGTGGATACCGCCGACAGCAACTTCCAGAGCGACCGTGGTTTCGCCGTCAACGGCTCGGCCAGCGTCGGCGGCGTCGACGTCCAGGCCGGGCGTGGCGAGGTCAATGGCCGCGACCAGGTCCGCATCATCCGCCGCACCACCACCAGCCGTGGCGGCGGCGTGCAACAGGTGCAGACCACCGAAGGCTTCCCGGCGCTGATCCAGGTGGGCCAGAGCGTGCCCATCACCACCACCAGCAGCGGCTCCTTCGGACAGGTCTACAGCAACACCGAGTACCGCAACGTCACCCGTGGCTTCTACGTCACCGCCACCCTCTCCGGCGAGCTCGTGCATGTCAGCATCAGCAGCAACAACGACCGCCTGAACAACAGCCGCCCCGGCGTGATCGACGTACAGAGCACCGATACCCGGGTCAGCGGCCGCCTCGGCGAGTGGATCACCATCGGCGCCGTGAACGAGAACAGCCAGGCCGACCAGAGCGGCTTCCTGCGTCGCAACACCACCCAGGGCCGGGAAGACATGACCCTGCGCCTCAGGGTCGACGCGGTCGACTGA
- the purB gene encoding adenylosuccinate lyase, producing the protein MQLSSLTAVSPVDGRYAGKTSALRPIFSEYGLIRCRVQVEVRWLQRLAAHAGIPEVAPFSAEANALLDKLAEDFQLEHAERIKEIERTTNHDVKAVEYLLKEQAAKLPELAQVSEFIHFACTSEDINNLSHALMLREGRDLVMLPLMRQVANAIRDLAVRFADVPMLSRTHGQPASPTTLGKEMANVVYRLERQIAQVAAVPLLGKINGAVGNYNAHLSAYPDVDWEANAREFIEGDLGLAFNPYTTQIEPHDYIAELFDAIARFNTILIDFDRDVWGYISLGYFKQKTIAGEIGSSTMPHKVNPIDFENSEGNLGIANALFQHLASKLPISRWQRDLTDSTVLRNLGVGFAHSVIAYEASLKGISKLELNAQRIAEDLDACWEVLAEPIQTVMRRYAIENPYEKLKELTRGKGISPEALQTFIDGLDIPAEAKAELRKLTPASYIGNAVAQAKRI; encoded by the coding sequence ATGCAGCTTTCTTCGCTCACCGCGGTTTCCCCCGTAGACGGCCGCTACGCCGGCAAAACCAGCGCCCTGCGCCCGATCTTCAGCGAGTACGGCCTGATCCGTTGCCGCGTACAGGTAGAGGTCCGCTGGCTGCAGCGCCTTGCCGCCCACGCCGGCATCCCGGAAGTCGCACCGTTCTCCGCCGAAGCCAACGCCCTGCTCGACAAGCTGGCCGAAGACTTCCAGCTCGAGCACGCCGAGCGCATCAAGGAAATCGAGCGCACCACCAACCACGACGTCAAAGCCGTGGAATACCTGCTCAAGGAACAGGCCGCCAAGCTGCCGGAACTGGCCCAGGTCAGCGAATTCATTCACTTCGCCTGCACTAGCGAGGACATCAACAACCTGTCCCACGCCCTGATGCTGCGCGAAGGCCGCGACCTGGTCATGCTGCCGCTGATGCGCCAGGTGGCCAACGCCATCCGCGACCTGGCCGTCCGCTTCGCCGACGTTCCCATGCTGTCGCGCACCCACGGCCAACCGGCCTCGCCGACCACCCTCGGCAAGGAAATGGCCAACGTCGTGTACCGCCTGGAGCGCCAGATCGCCCAAGTGGCCGCCGTGCCCCTGCTGGGCAAGATCAACGGCGCCGTAGGCAACTACAACGCCCACCTGTCCGCCTACCCGGACGTGGACTGGGAAGCCAACGCCCGCGAATTCATCGAAGGCGACCTGGGCCTGGCGTTCAACCCCTACACCACCCAGATCGAGCCGCACGACTACATCGCCGAGCTGTTCGACGCCATCGCCCGCTTCAACACCATCCTCATCGACTTCGACCGCGACGTCTGGGGCTATATCTCCCTCGGCTACTTCAAGCAGAAGACCATCGCCGGCGAGATCGGCTCGTCCACCATGCCGCACAAGGTCAACCCGATCGACTTCGAGAACTCCGAAGGCAACCTGGGTATCGCCAACGCCCTGTTCCAGCACCTGGCCAGCAAACTGCCGATTTCCCGCTGGCAGCGCGACCTGACCGACTCCACCGTGCTGCGCAACCTCGGCGTCGGCTTCGCCCACAGCGTTATCGCCTACGAAGCAAGCCTCAAGGGAATCAGCAAGTTGGAGCTCAATGCTCAACGTATTGCTGAAGACCTGGACGCCTGCTGGGAAGTCCTCGCCGAGCCGATCCAGACCGTGATGCGCCGCTACGCGATCGAGAATCCGTACGAGAAGCTCAAGGAACTGACCCGTGGCAAGGGCATCAGCCCGGAAGCCCTGCAGACTTTCATCGATGGCCTGGACATCCCGGCCGAGGCCAAGGCCGAACTGCGCAAGCTCACCCCCGCCAGCTACATCGGTAACGCCGTAGCTCAAGCCAAGCGCATTTGA
- a CDS encoding isocitrate lyase: MSAYQNDIKAVAALKEVNGNSWSAINPESVARMRAQNRFKTGLDIAKYTAAIMRKDMAEYDADASVYTQSLGCWHGFIGQQKLISIKKHLKTTNKRYLYLSGWMVAALRSDFGPLPDQSMHEKTAVSGLIEELYTFLRQADARELDLLFTALDAARAAGDKAKQDEIQAQIDGYETHVVPIIADIDAGFGNPEATYLLAKKMIEAGACCIQIENQVSDEKQCGHQDGKVTVPHEDFLAKINAVRYAFLELGVDDGVIVARTDSLGAGLTKQIAVTKQPGDLGDQYNSFLDCEEVSAADLGNGDVVINRGGKLLRPKRLASNLFQFRAGTGEDRCVLDCITSLQNGADLLWIETEKPHVGQIKAMVDRIRKVIPNAKLVYNNSPSFNWTLNFRQQVFDAFVAEGKDVSAYDRAKLMAVEYDETELAQVADEKIRTFQRDGSAHAGIFHHLITLPTYHTAALSTDNLAKGYFADQGMLAYVKGVQRQELRQGIACVKHQNMAGSDIGDNHKEYFAGEAALKASGKDNTMNQFH, encoded by the coding sequence ATGTCCGCTTATCAGAACGACATCAAGGCCGTTGCTGCACTCAAAGAAGTGAACGGTAACAGCTGGAGCGCTATCAACCCCGAGTCGGTTGCCCGTATGCGCGCCCAGAACCGCTTCAAGACCGGTCTGGATATCGCCAAGTACACCGCGGCCATCATGCGCAAGGACATGGCCGAGTACGATGCCGACGCCTCCGTCTACACCCAGTCGCTCGGTTGCTGGCACGGCTTCATCGGTCAGCAGAAGCTGATCTCCATCAAGAAGCACCTGAAGACCACCAACAAGCGCTACCTCTACCTCTCCGGCTGGATGGTTGCCGCGCTGCGTTCCGATTTCGGCCCGCTGCCCGACCAGTCCATGCACGAGAAAACCGCCGTTTCCGGCCTGATCGAAGAGCTCTACACCTTCCTGCGCCAGGCTGACGCCCGTGAGCTGGACCTGCTCTTCACCGCCCTGGACGCTGCCCGCGCCGCTGGCGACAAGGCCAAGCAGGACGAAATCCAGGCCCAGATCGACGGCTACGAAACCCACGTAGTACCGATCATTGCCGACATCGACGCCGGCTTCGGCAACCCGGAAGCCACCTACCTGCTGGCCAAGAAGATGATCGAAGCGGGTGCCTGCTGCATCCAGATCGAGAACCAGGTTTCCGACGAGAAGCAGTGCGGCCACCAGGACGGTAAAGTGACCGTTCCGCACGAAGACTTCCTCGCCAAGATCAACGCGGTTCGCTACGCCTTCCTCGAACTGGGCGTTGACGACGGCGTAATCGTTGCCCGTACCGACTCCCTGGGCGCCGGCCTGACCAAGCAGATCGCCGTGACCAAGCAGCCGGGCGACCTGGGCGACCAGTACAACTCCTTCCTGGATTGCGAAGAAGTGTCCGCCGCCGACCTCGGCAACGGTGACGTAGTCATCAACCGCGGTGGCAAGCTGCTGCGTCCCAAGCGCCTGGCTTCCAACCTGTTCCAGTTCCGCGCTGGCACCGGCGAAGACCGTTGCGTCCTGGACTGCATCACCTCGCTGCAGAACGGCGCCGACCTGCTGTGGATCGAAACCGAGAAGCCCCACGTTGGCCAGATCAAGGCCATGGTTGACCGCATCCGCAAGGTCATCCCGAACGCCAAGCTGGTGTACAACAACAGCCCGTCGTTCAACTGGACCCTGAACTTCCGTCAGCAAGTGTTCGATGCGTTCGTAGCCGAAGGCAAAGACGTTTCCGCCTACGACCGCGCCAAGCTGATGGCCGTCGAGTACGATGAAACCGAACTGGCCCAGGTTGCAGACGAGAAGATCCGCACCTTCCAGCGCGACGGTTCGGCTCACGCCGGCATCTTCCACCACCTGATCACCCTGCCGACCTACCACACCGCCGCGCTGTCCACCGACAACCTGGCCAAGGGTTACTTCGCCGACCAGGGCATGCTGGCCTACGTGAAAGGCGTACAGCGTCAGGAACTGCGTCAGGGTATCGCCTGCGTCAAGCACCAGAACATGGCTGGCTCCGACATCGGCGACAACCACAAAGAGTACTTCGCTGGCGAAGCCGCTCTGAAAGCGAGCGGCAAAGACAACACCATGAACCAGTTCCACTAA
- a CDS encoding murein L,D-transpeptidase catalytic domain-containing protein: protein MPRILLLILLLISPVLRAGDLELLVSQPQLGEILDDLKTSQHPRFAVVDYGRASTLPRFYLFDRRNHALLGSFRVAHGKGSDADHDGHAESFSNDPGSRATSLGLFRTSEVFDSEEAGHGRSMRLVGLSPSNSNAEERAIVIHANAYMEDAFIRAHGVPGRSYGCLVLAGADRDRVIEQLQGGALIFAIRQPERSVTRN from the coding sequence GTGCCCCGAATCCTCCTGCTGATCCTCCTGCTCATCTCCCCCGTGCTTCGTGCCGGCGACCTCGAGTTGCTGGTCAGCCAGCCCCAGCTGGGCGAGATCCTCGACGACCTGAAAACCAGCCAGCACCCGCGCTTCGCCGTGGTCGACTATGGCCGCGCCTCCACCCTGCCGCGCTTCTACCTGTTCGACCGGCGCAACCATGCCTTGCTGGGCAGCTTCCGGGTCGCCCACGGCAAGGGGTCGGACGCCGATCACGACGGTCATGCGGAAAGTTTCTCCAACGACCCGGGCAGTCGCGCCACCTCCCTTGGCCTGTTCCGCACCTCAGAAGTGTTCGACAGCGAAGAAGCGGGCCACGGCCGCTCCATGCGCCTCGTCGGCCTCAGCCCGAGCAACAGCAATGCTGAAGAGCGCGCCATCGTCATCCACGCCAACGCCTACATGGAAGACGCCTTCATCCGCGCCCATGGCGTACCGGGCCGCAGCTACGGCTGCCTGGTCCTGGCCGGGGCCGACCGCGACAGGGTGATCGAGCAACTGCAAGGCGGAGCGCTGATCTTCGCCATCCGCCAGCCGGAGCGCAGCGTTACGCGCAACTGA